One Deltaproteobacteria bacterium DNA segment encodes these proteins:
- a CDS encoding LLM class flavin-dependent oxidoreductase: MNATELQEYRRKHISVYNANKMKLGIFGQNCSNGCTITHAETTFKPTYKHNVEISQKADRLGFELLVPVGRWRGFGGTTDFNGDCMETYTWATAMATQTNNIMLFSTSHVPTMHPIVAAKQGSTIDNISEGRWGLNIVCGWFTPEMEMFGAPQMPHDDRYRHAGEWIHVIKRLWSEQHFDHHGEFFNIKDGYMLPKPVQQPYPVIINAGFSPAGKDFSAREVDFNFIAVDTLEHGKEVVDDVKGLAREEYKRDIGMMSYGLVVCRETEKEARQMYNYIVEKGDWEATRGILNLLGLQSGSFSEEHLTKYAEHFIAGWGGYPMVGTPEQVTEELVKMSKIGIEGMILCWLDYNEEIKFFGERVMPLMQQAGLRQ; encoded by the coding sequence ATGAATGCAACTGAACTCCAAGAATATCGTCGCAAACACATCTCCGTGTACAACGCCAATAAAATGAAGCTGGGTATCTTCGGGCAGAACTGCAGTAATGGCTGTACCATCACGCATGCGGAGACGACCTTCAAACCGACATACAAGCATAACGTCGAGATCTCGCAGAAAGCCGATCGGCTGGGATTCGAGTTGCTCGTACCGGTAGGCCGCTGGCGTGGGTTTGGCGGTACGACCGATTTCAACGGCGATTGCATGGAAACCTACACCTGGGCTACGGCCATGGCGACGCAGACCAATAACATTATGTTATTCTCTACGTCGCATGTCCCGACTATGCATCCAATTGTCGCGGCCAAACAAGGCTCAACCATCGACAACATCTCCGAAGGTCGGTGGGGTTTGAACATTGTGTGTGGGTGGTTCACGCCAGAAATGGAAATGTTCGGTGCGCCGCAGATGCCGCACGATGACCGTTATCGTCACGCTGGCGAGTGGATTCACGTCATCAAGCGTTTATGGTCTGAACAACACTTTGATCATCACGGTGAGTTCTTCAACATCAAAGATGGCTACATGCTGCCCAAACCAGTGCAGCAGCCCTACCCTGTCATCATCAATGCGGGGTTCTCGCCAGCAGGCAAAGACTTCTCAGCCCGCGAGGTTGATTTCAACTTCATCGCGGTTGACACCCTCGAACATGGCAAAGAGGTTGTCGACGACGTCAAAGGATTGGCACGCGAAGAGTACAAGCGTGACATCGGTATGATGAGCTATGGCCTGGTTGTCTGTCGCGAGACTGAGAAGGAAGCCCGCCAAATGTACAACTACATCGTCGAGAAAGGCGATTGGGAAGCGACCCGTGGCATCCTCAATCTACTGGGACTTCAGAGCGGCTCGTTTAGTGAAGAACATCTCACCAAATACGCTGAACACTTCATTGCGGGCTGGGGCGGCTATCCAATGGTCGGTACACCAGAGCAAGTCACCGAGGAATTAGTGAAGATGTCCAAGATCGGTATCGAAGGCATGATCCTCTGTTGGCTCGATTACAACGAGGAGATCAAGTTTTTCGGCGAACGGGTGATGCCGCTCATGCAGCAGGCGGGGTTGCGACAGTAG